Genomic window (Erythrolamprus reginae isolate rEryReg1 chromosome 3, rEryReg1.hap1, whole genome shotgun sequence):
CTGTGTTTTTGCTATATGTTgtgagggggtggcatacaagtccaataaataaataaataaataaatttgaatatacaACTGTATTAAAACCTCCAATTATGTTTTCTTCTCCAAAGATTCTCCACCAGGACTGattgagagagagtgagtgacacCCACAGGCCGCCCATCTCCTGGCTCAggacttggtgtgtgtgtgtgtgtgtgtgtgtgtgtgtgaaaccatTACGAAACGTGAAACCCCAATTATTCAAGGCATTCACGCATCTCTTGTCCACTACTGCTGGCCGGTGTCAGCGCTCAACAGCCACAATCCGGCCAGCAACGTCGTGTTTCTAAAGCCTTCCGGAAGGCAAGGGGAGGGGCGCTGTGCGGATccctggggggaggggattccagaggactggagctgccacagagaaggcccttcccctaggcctggcctggcaacattgcttggctgatgggacccggaggaggctgaccggtcgctgggacgcgtgagacagaagacggtcctgtaatcataacctggtcccaagccatgtagggcttcatagcgAATAAGCGACACCTTGAGCTGCGCCTGGAGACCGATCGGAAGCCAGTGTGTGTCCGGGTATGTGgccgctcgcgtggctgcattctgggccCACTGAATGGACTTATTACCCTCGAATGTCCtgcaagggcagccccatgtagagcgcactgCAGTAAtccagcctcgaggtgatgagggcacgagggATGGTGAGAAGAGGGTCCCTCTCGCTCCCCTCCGCTCTCCCACCCTCCTGCTTGCCTGCCCGAGTTCCACTCCCGGTGGCTTGAAGCCCGTTTGCCGCAGACCCCAAGGCCTGGAGGAATTcattaccgggggggggggctgtgtttGGACACCCGGCCACAGCAGTCGCCCACCAGCCCAGGCCATGGCAGCCCCTGCCAGCCCCAGCTCTTTCTTCCCTGGGCCTACGGAGAAGGCAGCCGTCCCCTCGGGGCCCCAGGAAGcccaacctgagcagccaggaATGGGGCCCACCGGCTGCCTTGCGTTGGTGCACCACCCGAGTTCCCAGCATGAAcgctcacacacacatgcacgcacgcacaccAACACGCGTGCGCCATGCAGAAAGAGGCGGTGGCGATTGTAGGAAGCCTCGTCTTTATTGCTCCTGGCGCCATCGCTGGCCCCAGATTTAAAGGTGGCTGCTGCCTGCAGAGGGACAAGGCACCACGCGTTCCAGAATCTCTCCCAGGGGCTCTGGGGCTGCTCCTAAGGCCTCGGGTAGCTGGGTAGCTGGCTGGTGGGAGCACCAAAGGGTGGTCTTGCTCCAGGGGGCCCTCAGCTGCGTTGCCAGGGAGGGCTGCGGAGAGCAGGGCGAGGGGTACTTGTGGGGAAAAGGTAGGGCAGCCTGCTTAGTTTCCTAGGGTCTGGGGGGGCCCAGTGGGGTGCTGCCCAGGTCTCTCCGCTGCTGCTTGTGGGGCCCGGGGAGGAAGGAGGCGCTCCAGCACTTAAGGGGCAGGGACGTCGCTCGGGGCAGCTTCTCTTCTGGGGTGACCTACGCAGAAGCAGAGAGAGCGTCCCACGAAACAGGCCCAGACCTTAACGGGGGCTACCGTGGCCGAGCAGCCCATCCAAGCCAGGATGCCGAACATGAGTGCCCCGGATGACCGCGGCAACCACCCCAACAGACGCTTGCAAGGGCAGGCCTGCCTCTCAGCCCCTCCGGCCACAGAGCCCCACCCTCTCACCTGGGGGCTCATCGTCAGGCCCAGTCGCCCCAGCAGCAGAGGCCACCTCAGGCCCCCTGGTCGCCCCAGCAGGACGGCTGGAGTGGGGACACCGATCCCCCGAGCGTGTCCGGTGCAGAACCGTCTGgaaggagaggcaggaggggctgGCTGCAGGGGTGCCGGAGCCGCCCGGGAGGGCCAGGACTCTGCCCCCCTGCTGCCCCCACAGCCTGCTCACCTTCCTCACAATGGGGCTGCTGGGCAGAGAGGCACTGCTGTAGAGGCCGAGGCTGGAGGTGGAGCAGCCGGGAGAGTGATGCTTGGAGGCCGGAGCTGACTGGCTGCCTGCTCCCTTCCGCCCCGGAAGCCCTGGGCAGAGATACTTCTCGTTGATCTTCAGGTTGGTCCTTCCCTTGACTGCGGGAGAGAAAGTCACCAGGAGGGGGAGTGGGTGCAGCCGGACCCCCCATCCTGCCTGGCCTGCTGCTGGGGGCTCGGGGCCCCCACCCGTCCTCTCACCTCTGCAGGGGTCGTTCTTCACCAGGAACTCATCCAGAGCCGTCCATCCTCCCCCGACTCGCACCATCAGGGTACTTCGCAGAATTCGGACCATGCGCAGCTGCCGGCACTCCCCAAACTGGACAGGCagcaggaggggggaggggcatTGGACAGAGTCTGTTCTTGAGGTCCCCAtttagggagaagcctccctctCCGTCCCAGCCTCCTCAGGTCAGTGCCAGGGCCCTGCGGCACAGCTGGCCCACTCATGGATCCCCCAAGGTGGAGTGGGGTGAGGAAGGAGTGACCCTCTTCTGCCCCCAGGCCTCACGGGGCCCCCTGCCAGCACCCCGAAACTGGAAGCTGACTGGGCCCCCTGGTTTAGCGGGAAGAGTCAAGACACCCGGGGTGCAGCGGGACAGAGCTAAGAAATCCCGGGGGGAGggcatgatgatgataatgataatgacacacacacacacatgcgcacgcAGGCTTACTCTGTAACGGGTGGCGCTGATTTGCTCCACTTGGAAACGCTTCACACAGTTGCACTCGGCCACTTGTCGGTTTACCTGGGTCACAAAAAGGAGGCAGGGTGGAGAGTGGGGAAGAGCACCCAATTTCTCCTACGCACACATGCAAGACTCAACTGCCACaagccttgcccccccccccagcaatctCTGGAGCTCAGTCTGCAGACGACTGCAACGCTCTCGACATATGTGGGGCTGCCCCTGAAGAGTGtccggaaactccagatcgtgcagaatgcggccgcgagagctatcgtgggcctccccagatacgcccacgtctcgtcaacactccgcggcctgcactggctgctgatcagtttccggtcacaattcaaagggttggttatgacctataaagccctacatggcatcggaccagaatacctctgggaccggggggggggggggagttggccgCAGACCCCCTCAGTGGGGCTAAGCATCTGCTGTGGCATCTGGGGCAGAGCCTCCCTCCCGAGCCCCCCTGCCTCCTTAGGAGTCTGCCCAGGTCCCCCTTTGAATGCCTCCCTGGGGCAGAAATGGGGAGACTCCTCAGGCTGCGGCCCTGGGGCCAAACTGCACAGTTGTGTCTATGGAGCTCCCCCACCTCCTCTTGGATGTGGTCCACGCTGGCCGCCCTGCGCAGGATGTCCCGGCTGGGATGCAGAGCGCTGATAAATTCATGATAATCAACGCAACCGTCCCTGTTCACGTCAAAGGTTCTGGCCACAGCTTTCATCTCCGACAGGCTGGTGGGGAACTCTGGAGAGTAAAGGAAGGAGTGAAGGCGGCCGGCACCCACCCCCGGCCACGCCCACGAGAGCCACAGGGGGAAGCCCAAGCACCGCAGAGGCCGAGGGAGGGAGCGGCCCTTGCGAGGGGCTCAGGTGGGAAACCCGGACCTCTCGGCCTGTCCCCTCAGAGAGCGCCCAGCCCACGTCAGTGATGCCCTGCAGGAAGGCGGCCCCCCCAAGTGGCACTCACTGGAGGCCAGGACACACCCGACAAACTCCTGCTGGGTGATGCGCCCATCTTGGCCTTGGTCAATGCTGCGAAAGATGTCCAGGAGCCGGGACTTCCTGTGGCCAATCCACTGCAGGTACCGCTTGCGCCAGGCAGCAAAGTCAAAGCCGGCCGTTTCTTCCAGCTGCGTGCGAGACAGAGAGGAGCCAGGCCCCCACACGCAGGGTGAGAGGCCCC
Coding sequences:
- the LOC139165298 gene encoding microtubule-actin cross-linking factor 1, isoforms 6/7-like isoform X2, whose amino-acid sequence is MRALLSPLPGLEKSAVGGAPGAQEGEVDVAEGQNQLEVREGPGGSCCSPPEESHARASSIQPPFWSGGLAPQGGAAGLAHHQQEAQQSVPCRQLELDCIRSLGEEILNACHPEAVGTVRSWVTLAKSRFQQLCNRVQQQEPQWPAQGETEQLSDWITAAEEALRLQDQEPLPEDARQLEVLGCQHRMFMRELDHKQAEVEKVAKRGRQERRAPLASSCPGPPGWPGASRALPWPSCLSLEGLDTQNPLPAQLAHRWQRLWLAAQDRHHQLQSSQQRHQQLEETAGFDFAAWRKRYLQWIGHRKSRLLDIFRSIDQGQDGRITQQEFVGCVLASKFPTSLSEMKAVARTFDVNRDGCVDYHEFISALHPSRDILRRAASVDHIQEEVNRQVAECNCVKRFQVEQISATRYRFGECRQLRMVRILRSTLMVRVGGGWTALDEFLVKNDPCRVKGRTNLKINEKYLCPGLPGRKGAGSQSAPASKHHSPGCSTSSLGLYSSASLPSSPIVRKTVLHRTRSGDRCPHSSRPAGATRGPEVASAAGATGPDDEPPGHPRREAAPSDVPAP